The Parafrankia discariae genomic sequence CAGGCGGTGCGCGAGCGCGGTGTGCCGCTGGCCGTGGCCGGCCGAGCGGACCGCCTGCCCGACGGCCCGGCGCGAGCCGACGAGGACCACCAGCCTCTTCGCCCGCGTCACCGCCGTGTAGAGCAGGTTGCGCTGCAGCATCATCCACGCGCTGGTCGTCAGCGGGATGACCACGGCCGGGTACTCGCTGCCCTGCGAGCGGTGGATCGTCACCGCGTAGGCGTGGGTCAGCTCGTCGAGCTCGGTGAACTCGTAGTCGACGTCCTCGTCCTCGTCGGTGCGCACGGTCAGGGTCTGGTTGTCGTTGTCGAGCGCGGTGACGACCCCGAGCGTCCCGTTGAACACCCCGTTCGCGCCCTTGTCGTAGTTGTTGCGCACCTGGGTGACCTTGTCGCCGACCCGGAACACCCGGCCGCCGAAGCGGCGCTCGGGGCGGTCCTGCCGGCTCGGCGTGAGCGCCTCCTGCAGCGCGATGTTGAGCGCCCCGGCGCCGGCCGGGCCGCGGTGCATCGGCGCGAGCACCTGGATGTCGCGCCGCGGGTCGAGGCCGAACTTCGCCGGGATCCGCCGTGCCACCACGTCCGCGGTGAGCCGGGCGGCGTCCTCGGCCTCCTCGGCGGCGAAGAGGAAGAAGTCGTCCAGGCCGCGCACCAGCGGATGGTCGCCGCGGTTGATGCGGTGCGCGTTGGTCACCACGCCCGACTCGCTGGCCTGACGGAACACCTGGGTCAGCCGCACGTGCGGGATCGGCGTGCCGGTGGCGAGCAGGTCGCGCAGCACCTGCCCGGCGCCGACGGAGGGGAGCTGGTCGACGTCGCCGACCAGCAGCAGGTGCCCGCCCGGCGGGACGGCCTTGACCAGCTTGTTCATCAGCAGCAGGTCGACCATGGACGCCTCGTCCACCACGACGAGGTCGGCGTCGAGCGGGCGGTCCCGGTCGAAGGCGGCGTCGCCGCCGGGGCGCAGCTCCAGCAGCCGGTGCACGGTGGACGCCTCGTGGCCGGTGAGCTCGGCGAGCCGCTTGGCGGCCCGGCCGGTCGGGGCGGTGAGGACGACCTTCGCCCGCCGGGCGCGGGCCAGCTCGACCACCGAGCGCACCGTGAAGCTCTTCCCGCAGCCGGGGCCGCCGGTCAGCACCGCCACCCGGGCGGTGAGGGCGAGGGTGACCGCCTCGCGCTGCGCCGCCGCCAGCTCGACCCCGGTGCGGGTGTGCAACCAGCCGAGCGCCTTCTCCCAGTCGACGGCGGCGAACGCGGCCAGGCGATCCTCGTCGGCCCGCAGCAGGCGCAGCAGCTGCCCCGCGACGGAGATCTCGGCGCGGTGGAACGGGACGAGGTACACGGCGGCGACCGGCTGCTCCGGGTCCTCGCCCGGGACGTCCTCACGCACCACCCCCTCCTCGGTGATCAGCTCGCCGAGCCCCTCGATCACCGCGCCGGTGTCGACGCCGAGGATGCGTACCGCGTCGGCGATCAGCCGGGTCTCGGGCAGGAAGCAGTGCCCGCCGTCGGTGGCCTCGGAGAGGGTGAACGCGAGGCCGGCCTTGATCCGCTGCGGGCTGTCGTGCGGGATGCCGACCGCCTGCGCGATGGTGTCCGCGGTGCGGAACCCGATGCCCCACACGTCGGCGGCCAGCCGGTAGGGCTCGGTGCGCACCACCCCGATCGAGGCGTCCCCGTACTGCTTGTAGATCTTGATCGCCAACGAGGTCGAGACGCCCACGCCCTGCAGGAAGACCATGACCTCCTTGATGGCCTTCTGCTCCTCCCAGGCCGCGGCGATCGCCTTCGTCCGCTTGGGGCCGAGGCCCGGCACCTCGATGAGCCGCGCCGGCTCGGTCTCGATGACGTCCAGCGCGTCGACGCCGAAGTGCTCGACGATGCGCTCGGCGAACCGCGGCCCGATCCCCTTGACCAGGCCCGATCCCAGATAGCGCTGGATGCCCTGGACGGTCGCCGGCAGGACGGTCGTGTAGTCCTCGACCTGGAACTGGCGGCCGTACTGGGGATGCGAGCCCCACCGCCCGCGCATCCGCAGCGACTCACCGGGCTGGGCGCCGAGCAGCGCGCCGACGACCGTCAGCAGGTCCGCGCCGCGGCCCGTGTCGACCCGGGCGACCGTGTAGCCGGTCTCCTCGTTGGCGTACGTGATCCGTTCGAGGACGGCCTCGAGCACGGCGAGCTGGAACGGCGCGGCGGCGGCGGGTCGGGACACGGCTGGTCACTCCGGGGCTTCGGGCCTTGGGGACTTCGAGTCTTCGGGAACTTCGGGAACTTCGGGACTCGGGAACTTCGGCGATCCGGGCTTCGGCAACTACGGGAATCCGGTCATCCTCGCCCACAGTCTCGGTGCCGGGAGCAGGCGGATCAGCGCGGCCCGACGTCCGGGCACAGGTGGACACCGATCGCCTCGACGACCAGGTCGGTGGGATCGGGTGATCCGGTGACCAGCCCCAGGCTGTCGTTGGCCGCGAGCACGGCGATGCCGTGCAGGTGCGTCCACGCCAGCAGGGCCCGCCCGCGCGCCCGCTCCGCAAGGTCAGCCGGGTCAGCGCCGGCCCCGGCGGGCGGCGGGGGCAGCGCGGCCCGGACGAGATCGGTCCAGGCGTCGAACAGCGGCAGGCTCCGCCCGCGGAGGTTCTCCCCCGACCCGACCAGGATGTCGTGCCGGAACATCAGCTCGAACATGGCGGGCCGTTCGCGGGCGAACCGGACGTACGCGGATCCGGCGTGGACGACGCACTCGCGCGGGGAGGCTCCGGCCGCCTCGCGTCCCGCCCGGACCCGGGCCAGGCGGGACGTGAGGTCGGCCAGCCCGCCGCCCGCGATCGCCGCGAGCAGCGCCGCATGGGTGGGGAAGTACCGCCGGGGCGCGCCGTGTGAGACGCCCGCCTGCCGCGCGATCGCCCGCAGGCTGACGGCGGCCAGCCCGCCCTCGTCGAGCATCGCCGTGCCCACCTCGACCAGCCGGCACCGCAGCGTCCCGTCACCCGTCACGTAGACAGTGTCTACTATCCGATGGGTAGACACTGTCTACCCATCGGGAGGCCGCTTGCCGGCCGGGCGAGT encodes the following:
- the recD2 gene encoding SF1B family DNA helicase RecD2, which produces MSRPAAAAPFQLAVLEAVLERITYANEETGYTVARVDTGRGADLLTVVGALLGAQPGESLRMRGRWGSHPQYGRQFQVEDYTTVLPATVQGIQRYLGSGLVKGIGPRFAERIVEHFGVDALDVIETEPARLIEVPGLGPKRTKAIAAAWEEQKAIKEVMVFLQGVGVSTSLAIKIYKQYGDASIGVVRTEPYRLAADVWGIGFRTADTIAQAVGIPHDSPQRIKAGLAFTLSEATDGGHCFLPETRLIADAVRILGVDTGAVIEGLGELITEEGVVREDVPGEDPEQPVAAVYLVPFHRAEISVAGQLLRLLRADEDRLAAFAAVDWEKALGWLHTRTGVELAAAQREAVTLALTARVAVLTGGPGCGKSFTVRSVVELARARRAKVVLTAPTGRAAKRLAELTGHEASTVHRLLELRPGGDAAFDRDRPLDADLVVVDEASMVDLLLMNKLVKAVPPGGHLLLVGDVDQLPSVGAGQVLRDLLATGTPIPHVRLTQVFRQASESGVVTNAHRINRGDHPLVRGLDDFFLFAAEEAEDAARLTADVVARRIPAKFGLDPRRDIQVLAPMHRGPAGAGALNIALQEALTPSRQDRPERRFGGRVFRVGDKVTQVRNNYDKGANGVFNGTLGVVTALDNDNQTLTVRTDEDEDVDYEFTELDELTHAYAVTIHRSQGSEYPAVVIPLTTSAWMMLQRNLLYTAVTRAKRLVVLVGSRRAVGQAVRSAGHGQRHTALAHRLRSAGRSG
- a CDS encoding TetR/AcrR family transcriptional regulator, with product MTGDGTLRCRLVEVGTAMLDEGGLAAVSLRAIARQAGVSHGAPRRYFPTHAALLAAIAGGGLADLTSRLARVRAGREAAGASPRECVVHAGSAYVRFARERPAMFELMFRHDILVGSGENLRGRSLPLFDAWTDLVRAALPPPPAGAGADPADLAERARGRALLAWTHLHGIAVLAANDSLGLVTGSPDPTDLVVEAIGVHLCPDVGPR